The following are encoded in a window of Hyphomicrobiales bacterium genomic DNA:
- a CDS encoding MerR family DNA-binding transcriptional regulator, protein MDPRMRRMEGFSIGELAREFGVTLRTLRFYEDKELLHPHRRGQSRIYSRRDRARLKLILMGKRVGFSLGEIRDMLELYDLKGAQVTQLKHAAETFRAQIDSLRMRRDHIDEAISDLTRTYEIVTGMLKEREG, encoded by the coding sequence ATGGACCCGCGGATGCGCCGCATGGAAGGCTTCTCGATCGGAGAACTGGCGCGCGAATTCGGCGTCACGCTTCGCACCCTGCGCTTCTATGAGGACAAGGAACTGCTGCATCCGCATCGGCGCGGCCAGTCGCGGATCTATTCGCGGCGCGACCGCGCCCGTCTCAAGCTCATCCTGATGGGCAAACGGGTCGGCTTCTCGCTCGGCGAGATTCGCGACATGCTCGAGCTGTACGATTTGAAGGGGGCTCAGGTCACGCAACTGAAACATGCGGCCGAGACGTTTCGGGCACAAATTGACAGCCTCAGGATGCGACGGGACCACATCGACGAAGCCATCAGCGACCTGACCCGGACCTATGAGATCGTGACCGGGATGCTGAAGGAGCGGGAGGGGTAG
- a CDS encoding acyl-CoA dehydrogenase C-terminal domain-containing protein: MPVYKAPVEDVLFLLNDVLQLERYGNLPGFAEATPDLLKAVLEEGAKLCEEVLQPLNRIGDQQGCTRNPDGSVTTPEGFKEAYETFAAGGWVGLAADPEYGGQGLPFALAAAISEFTFSANLAFAMHPSLTQGAITALAMHASDEIKRTYLPKMISGAWTGTMNLTEAHCGTDLGLLRTKAVPKDDGSYAITGTKIFISAGEHDLAENIVHLVLARIEGAPEGIKGISLFVVPKFLPGKDGTLGPRNGVSCGSIEEKMGIHANATCVMNYDGGTGWLVGEAEKGMRAMFTMMNEARIGVGIQGLALSEIAYQNAAAYARERLQGRALTGAKAPDKPADPIIVHPDVRRMLMNLKAFNEAARALVVWTALEGDIAMRAEDEAERQKSEDHLGLLTPVIKGVLTDVGFRNAVEAQQVYGGHGYIAEHGMEQFVRDARIPMIYEGTNGIQALDLVGRKLPKDGGRALMAFFKEVDGFFAENKDDDALKPYLDGLKRGRDDLEKATQWFMANAMAAPDNAGAGATDYMHLLGLVALGFMWARMAKAAQAKLADGGEKAWIEAKLVTGRYFMDRIMPETAAHLARISSGADSMMALDAEAF, translated from the coding sequence ATGCCAGTCTACAAAGCGCCGGTCGAAGATGTCCTGTTCCTGCTGAACGACGTGTTGCAGCTGGAACGTTACGGCAATCTGCCGGGCTTCGCCGAGGCGACGCCGGACCTGCTGAAGGCAGTGCTCGAGGAGGGCGCGAAGCTGTGCGAGGAGGTGCTGCAGCCGCTCAACCGGATCGGCGATCAACAAGGCTGCACCCGCAATCCGGACGGCAGCGTCACGACGCCGGAGGGCTTCAAGGAGGCCTATGAAACCTTCGCGGCGGGGGGCTGGGTCGGCCTTGCCGCGGATCCCGAATATGGCGGCCAGGGGCTTCCTTTCGCGTTGGCCGCGGCGATCAGCGAGTTCACATTTTCCGCCAATCTGGCCTTCGCCATGCATCCGTCGCTGACCCAGGGCGCGATCACGGCGCTCGCCATGCACGCCAGCGACGAGATCAAACGGACCTATCTGCCGAAGATGATTTCCGGCGCCTGGACCGGGACCATGAACCTGACCGAAGCCCATTGCGGCACCGATCTCGGCCTGCTGCGCACCAAGGCGGTGCCGAAGGACGACGGCAGCTACGCCATCACCGGCACCAAGATCTTTATTTCCGCCGGCGAGCACGATCTCGCCGAAAACATCGTCCATCTGGTACTCGCCCGCATCGAGGGGGCGCCTGAGGGGATCAAGGGCATCTCGCTGTTCGTGGTGCCGAAGTTCCTGCCCGGCAAGGACGGTACGCTGGGGCCGCGCAATGGCGTTTCCTGCGGCTCGATCGAGGAAAAGATGGGCATCCACGCCAATGCCACCTGCGTCATGAACTATGACGGGGGCACCGGCTGGCTGGTCGGGGAGGCCGAGAAGGGCATGCGCGCCATGTTCACGATGATGAATGAGGCCCGCATCGGCGTCGGCATCCAGGGCCTGGCGCTCTCCGAAATCGCCTATCAGAATGCCGCGGCCTATGCCCGCGAGCGGCTGCAGGGGCGGGCGCTGACCGGCGCCAAGGCGCCCGACAAGCCGGCCGATCCGATCATCGTCCACCCCGACGTGCGCCGCATGCTGATGAACCTGAAGGCGTTCAACGAGGCGGCGCGGGCGCTGGTCGTTTGGACGGCGCTTGAGGGCGACATCGCGATGCGGGCCGAGGACGAGGCCGAGCGCCAGAAGAGCGAGGACCATCTGGGGCTTCTCACCCCGGTCATCAAAGGCGTGCTCACCGATGTCGGCTTCAGGAACGCGGTCGAGGCGCAGCAGGTCTATGGCGGCCACGGCTATATCGCCGAGCACGGCATGGAGCAGTTCGTGCGCGACGCGCGCATTCCCATGATCTATGAGGGCACGAACGGCATCCAGGCGCTCGATCTGGTCGGCCGCAAGCTGCCCAAGGACGGCGGCCGGGCGCTGATGGCTTTCTTCAAGGAGGTCGACGGTTTTTTCGCCGAGAACAAGGACGATGACGCGCTCAAGCCTTATCTCGACGGGCTCAAGCGGGGCCGCGACGATCTCGAAAAGGCAACCCAATGGTTCATGGCTAACGCCATGGCCGCGCCCGACAATGCCGGTGCCGGCGCGACCGACTATATGCATCTTTTGGGTCTGGTTGCGCTCGGCTTCATGTGGGCGAGAATGGCCAAGGCCGCGCAGGCCAAGCTCGCCGACGGAGGCGAAAAGGCATGGATCGAGGCGAAGCTCGTCACCGGCCGTTATTTCATGGACCGCATCATGCCGGAGACGGCGGCGCATCTTGCGCGCATCTCCTCGGGCGCCGACAGCATGATGGCGCTTGACGCGGAGGCGTTTTAG
- a CDS encoding acetyl-CoA C-acetyltransferase, protein MPDCFIYDHVRTPRGRGKPDGALYEVTALELATQALKAIRDRNGLDTGLVEDVILGCVDPVGEAGGDIARAAALNADYSDSVPGVQINRFCASGLDATNFAAAQVMSGFFDMTVAGGVESMSRIGIGASGGAWPMDPGLALKSYFLPQGVSADLIATKYGYSRDAVDAYAVESQKRAANAWKNGNFKKSVIAVKDVNDLTLLDRDEHMRPDTTMQSLAALNPSFVQMGEFAGFDAVAIQRYPEIEAIKHVHHAGNSSGIVDGAAAVLVGSKRAGRKAGLAPRVRIKAFANVGSEPGIMLTGPLAVTEKVLKRARMNLSDIDLIEINEAFAAVVLRFLEHFGLDQTRVNVNGGAIAMGHPLGATGAMILGTAIDELERRDLNTALVTLCIGAGMGTATIIERV, encoded by the coding sequence ATGCCCGACTGTTTCATCTACGACCATGTGCGCACCCCGCGCGGGCGCGGCAAGCCCGACGGCGCGCTCTACGAGGTCACGGCCTTGGAGCTCGCGACCCAGGCGCTCAAGGCGATCCGCGACCGCAACGGTCTCGACACCGGCCTCGTCGAGGACGTGATCCTCGGCTGCGTCGATCCGGTCGGGGAGGCCGGCGGCGACATCGCGCGGGCCGCCGCGCTCAACGCCGACTATTCCGACAGCGTGCCCGGCGTTCAGATCAACCGCTTCTGCGCCTCCGGCCTCGACGCGACCAATTTCGCCGCCGCCCAGGTGATGAGCGGCTTCTTCGACATGACGGTCGCCGGCGGCGTGGAATCGATGAGCCGCATCGGCATCGGCGCCTCGGGCGGCGCCTGGCCCATGGACCCCGGCTTGGCGCTCAAATCCTATTTTCTTCCGCAGGGCGTCTCCGCCGATCTCATCGCCACGAAGTACGGCTACTCCCGAGACGCGGTCGACGCCTATGCGGTGGAAAGTCAGAAACGCGCTGCAAATGCCTGGAAGAACGGCAATTTCAAGAAATCCGTGATTGCGGTCAAGGACGTGAACGACCTCACCCTTCTCGACCGCGACGAGCATATGCGGCCCGACACGACCATGCAGTCGCTCGCCGCGCTGAACCCGTCCTTCGTCCAGATGGGCGAGTTTGCCGGCTTCGACGCGGTCGCAATCCAGCGCTACCCGGAGATCGAAGCGATCAAACACGTCCACCATGCCGGCAACTCGTCGGGCATCGTCGACGGCGCTGCCGCCGTCCTCGTCGGCAGCAAGAGGGCCGGCAGGAAGGCCGGCCTCGCCCCGCGGGTGCGCATCAAGGCCTTCGCCAATGTCGGCTCTGAGCCGGGCATCATGCTGACCGGCCCGCTCGCCGTCACCGAGAAGGTGCTGAAGCGCGCGCGGATGAATTTGAGCGACATCGACTTGATCGAGATCAACGAGGCCTTCGCCGCCGTGGTGTTGCGGTTCCTGGAGCATTTCGGTCTCGACCAGACGCGGGTCAACGTCAATGGCGGGGCGATCGCCATGGGCCATCCGCTCGGCGCCACGGGCGCGATGATCCTCGGCACCGCCATCGACGAGTTGGAGCGGCGCGATCTGAATACCGCGCTGGTGACCCTGTGCATCGGCGCCGGCATGGGGACGGCCACCATCATCGAACGTGTGTGA
- a CDS encoding 3-hydroxyacyl-CoA dehydrogenase NAD-binding domain-containing protein encodes MELANFTFAVDTDGVALVTWDMPGRSMNLIDLSVFDDLEKLVARLETDAGVKGAVITSAKESFSGGADLAMLNDLLSRFEKQHASAPEAAMQLLFDESRRLSQLLRRLETCGKPVAAALNGTALGGGFELALACHARFVADDAKLRLGLPEVRVGLFPGAGGTQRVARMLPAADALQMLLQGRQLRADQAKSMKLVDEVVPADRLVETARTWVRDGGRAKQPWDEDKFRIPGGPVYSKSGMMTFPVANAIYRRETYDVYPGGRAILQCVYEGLLVPMDTALTIESRHFARILRSPQARHMIRSLFVSLQALNKLARRPKDVAPSALNKVGILGAGFMGAGIAYVTASAGLDVVLVDRDMEAAEKGRAHAASLLTGDVSRKRISNDDKEAALARIKASADYGDLKGCDLIVEAVFEDRDVKKAVTQAAEAVVGPACVFGSNTSTLPITSLAKNSKRPESFIGIHFFSPVEKMMLIEIILGKRTGEKALAAALDYCRKIRKTPIVVNDSRGFYTSRVVATYIREGHLMLVEGIPAAMIENVARMAGMPVGPLALNDEVAVDLAWKIVQAAKQDLGDKAIDPRQERLLKEMVVRRGRLGRKNGKGFYDYPQGGKKHLWPGLAELAEKTVDPETVDIGEMKQRFLAIQALETARAFEEKVVTDVREADVGSILGFGFAPFSGGTLSYIDGMGVAAFVALCKRLAKKHGRRFKTNRLLLDMAAKGETFYGRFDPSGAAGRAA; translated from the coding sequence ATGGAGCTGGCCAATTTCACCTTCGCCGTCGACACCGACGGGGTCGCGCTCGTCACCTGGGACATGCCCGGCAGGTCCATGAATCTCATCGACCTTTCGGTGTTCGACGATCTGGAAAAGCTCGTCGCCCGGCTGGAAACCGATGCCGGCGTCAAGGGCGCCGTCATTACGTCGGCCAAGGAGAGCTTTTCCGGCGGCGCCGACCTCGCCATGCTGAACGACCTGCTGAGCCGGTTCGAAAAGCAGCATGCCTCCGCGCCCGAAGCGGCGATGCAACTGTTGTTCGACGAGAGCCGGCGGCTGTCGCAGTTGCTGCGCCGGCTTGAGACCTGCGGTAAGCCGGTCGCGGCAGCGCTCAACGGCACCGCGCTCGGCGGCGGCTTCGAGCTGGCCCTTGCCTGTCATGCCCGCTTCGTCGCCGACGATGCGAAGCTCCGCCTCGGCCTCCCGGAAGTCCGCGTCGGCCTCTTCCCCGGCGCCGGCGGCACCCAGCGCGTGGCTCGCATGCTGCCGGCGGCGGACGCCCTGCAGATGCTGCTGCAGGGCCGCCAGCTTCGCGCCGACCAGGCCAAGTCCATGAAGCTTGTCGACGAGGTGGTCCCGGCAGACCGGCTGGTCGAGACGGCGAGGACCTGGGTCCGCGACGGCGGGCGCGCCAAGCAGCCTTGGGACGAGGACAAGTTCCGCATCCCCGGCGGCCCGGTCTACTCGAAATCCGGCATGATGACCTTCCCGGTCGCCAATGCCATCTATCGCCGCGAGACTTACGACGTCTATCCGGGGGGCCGCGCCATCCTGCAATGCGTCTATGAGGGGCTGCTGGTGCCGATGGATACGGCGCTGACCATCGAGTCGCGCCATTTCGCCCGCATCCTCCGCTCGCCGCAGGCGCGCCACATGATCCGCTCGCTGTTCGTCTCCCTGCAGGCGCTGAACAAGCTGGCGCGCCGGCCCAAGGACGTAGCGCCCTCGGCGCTCAACAAGGTCGGCATTCTCGGCGCCGGCTTCATGGGCGCCGGCATCGCCTATGTCACGGCCAGCGCCGGGCTCGACGTGGTTCTCGTCGACCGCGACATGGAGGCAGCCGAAAAGGGCAGGGCGCATGCGGCCTCGCTGCTGACCGGCGACGTTTCGCGCAAGCGCATTTCGAACGATGACAAGGAAGCGGCGCTGGCGCGCATCAAGGCGAGCGCCGATTACGGCGACCTGAAGGGCTGCGACCTCATCGTCGAGGCGGTGTTCGAGGACCGCGACGTCAAGAAGGCGGTCACGCAAGCGGCCGAAGCCGTGGTCGGCCCGGCTTGCGTCTTCGGCTCCAACACCTCGACCCTGCCGATCACGTCGCTCGCCAAGAATTCCAAGCGGCCGGAGAGCTTCATCGGCATCCATTTTTTCTCGCCGGTGGAAAAGATGATGCTGATCGAGATCATCCTCGGCAAGCGTACCGGCGAAAAGGCGCTTGCCGCGGCCCTCGACTATTGCCGCAAGATCCGCAAGACCCCGATCGTCGTCAACGATTCGCGCGGCTTCTACACCTCGCGCGTCGTCGCCACCTATATCCGCGAGGGCCATCTGATGCTGGTGGAGGGCATCCCGGCGGCCATGATCGAGAATGTCGCCCGCATGGCCGGGATGCCGGTCGGCCCGCTGGCGCTCAACGACGAGGTGGCGGTGGACCTGGCCTGGAAGATCGTGCAGGCGGCCAAGCAGGATCTGGGCGACAAGGCGATCGATCCGCGCCAGGAGCGGCTGCTTAAGGAGATGGTCGTCAGGCGCGGTCGGCTGGGGCGCAAGAACGGCAAGGGGTTCTACGACTATCCGCAAGGCGGCAAGAAGCATCTGTGGCCGGGGCTGGCGGAACTTGCCGAAAAGACGGTCGATCCGGAGACAGTCGACATCGGCGAGATGAAGCAGCGCTTCCTGGCCATCCAGGCGCTGGAGACGGCGCGCGCATTTGAGGAGAAGGTCGTCACCGACGTGCGCGAGGCCGATGTCGGCTCGATCCTCGGCTTTGGATTTGCTCCGTTTTCCGGTGGCACACTCTCCTATATCGACGGCATGGGCGTTGCCGCCTTCGTTGCCCTGTGCAAGCGGTTGGCGAAGAAGCACGGCCGCCGCTTCAAGACGAACCGGCTGCTCCTCGACATGGCGGCGAAGGGCGAGACCTTCTATGGCCGCTTCGACCCTTCCGGCGCGGCAGGGCGGGCCGCCTAA
- a CDS encoding 2-hydroxychromene-2-carboxylate isomerase, whose product MAVEVSYFFSMISPFAYIGHDPFMALAAKYDLAVHYRPMMLGEVFAETGGLPLGKRHPLRQAYRLIELQRWREKRGLKFKLKPDHWPFDCGLADRVVIAICEAGQNPGPFMALGFHAIWVEDRNLADDSVVADVLEAAQMKSGPLIKAAKEDRTGELYRQYTDEAIERGCFGSPCYVLNDEPFWGQDRVDLLEDAIRSGRQPYTVPAA is encoded by the coding sequence ATGGCCGTTGAAGTTTCCTATTTTTTCTCGATGATCAGCCCGTTTGCCTATATCGGCCACGATCCGTTCATGGCGCTGGCGGCCAAATACGACCTCGCCGTGCACTATCGTCCGATGATGCTGGGCGAAGTGTTCGCCGAGACCGGCGGCCTGCCGCTCGGAAAACGCCATCCCCTTCGCCAGGCCTACCGTCTGATCGAGCTGCAGCGCTGGCGCGAAAAGCGCGGGCTGAAGTTCAAGCTCAAACCGGACCATTGGCCGTTCGACTGCGGTCTCGCCGACCGGGTGGTGATCGCCATCTGCGAGGCGGGCCAGAACCCCGGGCCGTTCATGGCGCTCGGCTTTCATGCCATCTGGGTCGAGGACCGCAATCTCGCCGATGATTCGGTCGTCGCCGACGTGCTGGAGGCGGCGCAGATGAAGAGCGGGCCGCTGATCAAGGCGGCCAAGGAGGACAGAACCGGCGAACTGTACCGGCAATATACCGACGAGGCGATCGAGAGGGGCTGCTTCGGCTCGCCCTGCTACGTGCTCAACGATGAGCCGTTTTGGGGCCAGGACCGGGTCGATCTCCTGGAAGACGCGATCCGCTCCGG